The Brassica oleracea var. oleracea cultivar TO1000 chromosome C6, BOL, whole genome shotgun sequence genome includes a region encoding these proteins:
- the LOC106296235 gene encoding acyltransferase-like protein At3g26840, chloroplastic — MAITITDGVCPIFSSGSRRPHFSYLKSNQRLTSIALGRLRDGSKVTATVNPYSETEAARPEERKSLTDFLAEAENFYISEGGDGGPPRWFSPLECSSRAPGSPLLLYIPGIDGTGLGLIRQHRRLGEIFDVWCLHFPATDRTPARDIVKIIERTVRSEYYRSPNRPVYIVGESVGACLALDVAASNPDIDIVLILANPVTRLNNFMLQPLSSLLEILPDQVPSLMEDNFVFSEGYHQYAAMFESMLNETVTQVGGGLLGDIFAASANLPTLARIFPKETLLWKLQLLKSASASAKSHMYTVKAQTLILLSGRDQWLLNKEDIERLCCALPKCEVREFENNGQFLFLEDGVDLATILKIAYYYRRGKKLDYISDYTLPTPFELKEFEQSQRLLTAAVSPVFLSTLDNGTVVRSLAGIPSEGPVLYVGNHMLLGLELRPAAIHFLKERNIILRGLAHPVMFAKKIGSKLPDMQMFDSVRIIGAVPVSNTNFYKLLRSKAHVVLYPGGVREALHRKGEEYKLFWPEHSEFVRIASKFGTKIIPFGAVGEDDLCQMVLDYNDQMKIPFLKNIIEEITQDTIKLRNDEEGEVRNQDLHMPGLIPKIPGRYYIYFGKPIETKGREKELNDKEKAHEVYLEVKSEVERCMTYLKTKRDSDPYRNIFPRLLYYLSHGLSSQIPTFDFPNH, encoded by the exons ATGGCGATTACCATCACCGATGGTGTCTGTCCCATCTTCTCCTCAGGTTCAAGAAGACCTCATTTTTCCTACTTGAAGTCAAACCAACGGCTGACCTCCATCGCGCTTGGACGTCTCAGGGATGGATCAAAAGTGACAGCGACGGTGAATCCGTATTCAGAAACGGAAGCGGCGAGGCCGGAGGAGAGGAAGAGTTTGACGGACTTTTTGGCTGAAGCTGAAAATTTCTACATATCAGAGGGGGGAGATGGAGGTCCACCTCGGTGGTTCTCTCCATTAGAATGCAGCTCACGCGCTCCAGGATCTCCTCTTCTCCTCTATATACCTG GGATCGATGGTACTGGATTAGGGCTCATTCGCCAGCATAGGAGACTTGGAGA GATATTCGACGTATGGTGCCTTCACTTTCCAGCCACGGATCGTACACCTGCTCGAG ACATTGTGAAAATCATAGAGAGGACAGTTAGGTCAGAGTACTACCGTTCCCCAAATAGACCTGTTTATATTGTTGGAGAATCTGTGGGCGCTTGTCTTGCTCTAGATGTTGCAGCGAGTAACCCTGATATTGATATTGTCTTGATTCTTGCTAATCCAG TCACACGCTTAAACAACTTCATGTTGCAACCTTTATCGAGTCTACTGGAAATATTGCCCGACCAAGTTCCCAGCTTGATGGAAGATAATTTTGTGTTTAGTGAAG GTTATCATCAGTATGCAGCAATGTTCGAGAGTATGCTGAATGAAACTGTCACGCAGGTGGGTGGAGGACTCTTAGGAGACATCTTTGCAGCCTCAGCTAATCTGCCT ACTCTGGCTAGGATCTTTCCCAAGGAAACACTTCTATGGAAACTTCAACTGCTTAAGTCTGCTTCAGCATCTGCTAAGTCCCACATGTACACAGTCAAAGCCCAAACCCTGATACTTCTGAG TGGACGTGATCAATGGCTACTGAACAAAGAAGACATTGAAAGACTCTGTTGTGCATTGCCGAAATGTGAAGTCCGTGAGTTTGAGAATAATGGACAGTTCCTCTTCTTG GAGGATGGGGTAGATCTGGCGACCATCCTTAAGATTGCCTATTATTATCGCCGTGGGAAGAAACTTGATTACATTTCTGATTACACTCTGCCTACTCCCTTTGAGCTCAAAGAGTTTGAACAATCACAAAG ATTGCTAACAGCTGCTGTTTCTCCAGTATTCCTCTCAACTCTAGACAACGGTACAGTAGTAAGATCACTTGCAGGAATACCTTCGGAGGGACCTGTTCTGTATGTTGGTAACCACATGTTGCTTGGTCTCGAACTGCGTCCAGCAGCAATTCATTTCTTGAAAGAGAGGAACATTATCTTGCGTGGCCTTGCACATCCAGTGATGTTTGCCAAAAAGATAGGCTCAAAGCTCCCTGATATGCAGATGTTCGACTCGGTTCGGATCATAGGCGCAGTTCCCGTCTCGAATACCAATTTCTACAAGCTGCTTCGTTCAAAGGCTCATGTAGTCTTGTATCCTGGAGGTGTCCGCGAAGCCTTGCACAGAAAG GGTGAAGAATACAAGCTGTTCTGGCCTGAACATTCAGAGTTTGTCAGGATCGCATCTAAGTTTGGAACAAAAATCATTCCTTTCGGCGCTGTTGGAGAAGATGATCTCTGTCAA ATGGTTTTGGATTACAATGATCAAATGAAGATCCCTTTCTTGAAGAACATCATAGAAGAGATAACACAGGACACTATTAAGCTGAG GAATGATGAAGAAGGCGAAGTGAGGAACCAAGATTTGCATATGCCTGGACTAATTCCAAAGATACCGGGAAGGTATTACATATACTTTGGGAAACCGATAGAAACAAAAGGTAGAGAGAAAGAGCTAAATGATAAAGAGAAAGCTCATGAGGTTTACTTGGAGGTCAAGTCTGAAGTAGAAAGGTGTATGACCTATTTGAAGACCAAAAGAGACAGTGATCCTTACAGAAACATATTCCCCAGGCTGCTTTATTACCTCTCACATGGTCTCTCTTCTCAAATCCCAACCTTTGATTTCCCAAATCATTAA